AATCAGATCGAAAATCGCGTGGCCCCGCACCCTGGATCCACCCCAATCAATGACCACGAAACGCTCGGGCCAGGGACCGGAACGGGTCGAGTCCAAGAGCACGTTCCCCCGCCAGAAGTCGTTGTGAATCAGGACGTAGCGTGGCGACCAGTGTTCTTCGGCCGCGCGGGCCGCCGCGTTGAGCGCGGTTTCGCGCAATGCTCCTGGCCATCCGTCCAGGCGACCCAGCCTGCGCAACGGCTCGACGAAGTCGCGTTGCACTAGGGTTTCATCAGGTTGCGCGAGCGTCTCGGATGCCGTTGCGCGCAACCAGCCGAGTAGGGTTGGCCGAAGGCGACGCCGCTGCAGGTGCCATCCGATGCGGCTGTTGCTGAGGGCGTCGCAGTGCGGCAGCACCGCATAGCTGAGTCCTTGAAACTCGCCCTCAAAAAGGGGTTCCAGGACATGTCGTCCCAGTTCCGTCCCGAGAGCGGACCTCGCGTCCCGAGCGCGTTGCATGGCCTTCGCGACTTGCCCGGGTACGGCTGACGACGAACAGATGACGACAGCAAGGGACCGACCGGAACTGTCGCGCACGAGCAGTTTGAGCGTGTCGTCCGCAATGTCCTTCGCTGGACACAAACGGGTAATTTCGTCGACAGTCCCAGCGTTGGGGAATGCCGTTGCCAGCGGTGCCTTGAGCGCGTCGATCCACTGCTGCATCGAGGCGGGGACTATAGCGAATCGCTTTTCATCAGGTGAAACCGGCGCTTCCGGGCTGCAAGACGAATTCGAGTGGATATCATGCCTGGGATGCCCGCGATCGTAATCATCTCACCGTGTCGGGACGAAGAGGCGACACTGGAACAGACCATCGCCTGTATGCGGGCGCAGACCTGTCCGCCCACGGAATGGGTGGTCGTGGATGATGGCTCCAGTGATCGCACGCCCGAGATTCTCGAGAAGGCGAGCCGCTCGATTCCCTGGCTGCGCGTCGTGCGCAGGGAAGATCGCGGGCGGCGCAAGGTCGGCGGTGGGGTCGTCGATGCTTTCTATGCAGGGCTCGAGAGCGTCGATATCGACTACGACTTCGTTGCCAAGATGGATGTCGATCTGGAATTCCAGCCGTGCTACCTGGAGAAGATGCTGCGCCTGTTCGAGGCGGATCCCGATCTGGCGTGCGCCAGCGGCAAGGTGTTTCGGCGCGAGGCGGATGAACTCGTGGAGGAGTACATCATCGACGATATGGTCGCGGGCCAGTTCAAGCTGTACAGGCGCGGATCTTTCGAGCGAATCGGTGGTTTCGTTCGCGAAGCCATGTGGGATGGAATCGACATCCATCGCGTACGCATGCTCGGTCAGCGCTCGCAGAGCTTCCACGATCCGGACCTTCGGCTGATTCATCTGCGCCTGATGGGCTCGTCGGAGCGAAACATCTTCGTCGGACGAATGCGCTGGGGCCGGGGCCAGTGGTTCATGGGCTCGGCGTTTCCGTATGTCGTGGCCAGTGGCGTGTTTCGCATGCGCGAACGCCCGCGAGTTCTCGGAGGCCTGCTGATCATCGCGGGCTATCTCTGGGCTGCCATACGCAGAGTGCCGCGCTACGAAGACCAGGAGTTCCGCCGGGA
This is a stretch of genomic DNA from bacterium. It encodes these proteins:
- a CDS encoding phosphotransferase, with amino-acid sequence MQQWIDALKAPLATAFPNAGTVDEITRLCPAKDIADDTLKLLVRDSSGRSLAVVICSSSAVPGQVAKAMQRARDARSALGTELGRHVLEPLFEGEFQGLSYAVLPHCDALSNSRIGWHLQRRRLRPTLLGWLRATASETLAQPDETLVQRDFVEPLRRLGRLDGWPGALRETALNAAARAAEEHWSPRYVLIHNDFWRGNVLLDSTRSGPWPERFVVIDWGGSRVRGHAIFDLI
- a CDS encoding glycosyltransferase family 2 protein, whose amino-acid sequence is MPGMPAIVIISPCRDEEATLEQTIACMRAQTCPPTEWVVVDDGSSDRTPEILEKASRSIPWLRVVRREDRGRRKVGGGVVDAFYAGLESVDIDYDFVAKMDVDLEFQPCYLEKMLRLFEADPDLACASGKVFRREADELVEEYIIDDMVAGQFKLYRRGSFERIGGFVREAMWDGIDIHRVRMLGQRSQSFHDPDLRLIHLRLMGSSERNIFVGRMRWGRGQWFMGSAFPYVVASGVFRMRERPRVLGGLLIIAGYLWAAIRRVPRYEDQEFRRELHRWQYARLAGLWRSRSAR